Within the Tachysurus fulvidraco isolate hzauxx_2018 chromosome 3, HZAU_PFXX_2.0, whole genome shotgun sequence genome, the region GCTCTGCCAGCTTGAATTCATGTTTAAAAACAGCGGTTGGTGAGTTTGTTGTTGTGATTTCTTTAAAAAGCATAGATATCTAACtgtaaaaaatcttttatttgtgCTGAACCCAATTATTGGGAACTATTTTTGCATATAAACCTTCCAAAGTCCACATGGTGTAAGGAACTCCTGAAGCAAATGGTGTTGAACTGATTAGCAGAGTATGGAATTAATGATCCAAAAGTACAAACGAGAGATAAAAcatggaaagaaaaacattcacagtacaaaaaaaaaaaaaaacaatagcaaACAGTCAACGAGTCAGTGAAAATCAAAACATAAATCCAAAAGGGAAAAACATGGTAGAACATGGCATGGCTGATACACAGAAATAGCAGAAACAAAGAGCAGCTCTTTATATAAGGTGGTATAAGTGTCGTTAGGAAGGGACAAAAGCAGGACTTGCCCTTCAACTCGCAGTGTGCCTCAATATTCCCTCTGTCAAACAAAtgttaaaggtgaggtgcacaatgtttgaaagccaatgctGACATTTGACATCACCAAAACatacacgcccctaacccaaatgggtgtcacccctgttttgatagctccgccccacacataaatacgtaacccaggcaactgttatggcggaacctgctggggcagctggccgaggtgatatttttatcaataaatgaactcaatgagtaatattatggtaatacaaatgtgtttttgtagtactgtgtgttgtaccgtgaaagatATAGCTCCGTTTCTcaggaagacgttcagttctttCCAGCGCTAGAAAttatcctatattaacacggttcctgcttcttgccttatcataagcctttttttgcttttcatttttatctgcCATGTCAGTGGTTCAATCGCTTTTGGTTAATGTCAGACGTGCACCGAACACGCTCTCCgttgcatattgacaagacacgcattggctacacgtttgttttgtttatcggCCGGACTCAGTTTttagaagcatttctcaaacaatgtgcaccccacctttaatagaaaaaacatttgaaattgtAATCACTCTTGTATTAGAGGAACACTGCTTCTCACATACAAATTTACAAACTACATAAAATTTtatagtttgtttatttctttatttgtttctctGCAGGTTTAGCTGAAAATTCAGGGTCCTGCAGAAGCCTCAGCAACCCCCAAGCAATCTCCCCACCTCAACACACAAAACCTTTGCAGCGAGCTGTTATTGTGCAGATTTACATCTAGATAGCAAATACTAGCAACCAGATACCAATCATGGCACAGTGTCCTTGTTCATCTCAAAGGTAAGCTTTCATATGATTAAATTAAGCCTTCTTAAGAAAATGGACGTGACAGCCAGTGGTTTCTTAGTAATCCAGACACAAGTTTACAACCTTCGAGGTCATATCAGTTCCATAGATAATGAAAGTAAAGCTGTTCAAATTTAAAAGGCATGGTGTTGTGTAGTTAGAATCAACAGAACCTTACATTAATCCATGAGCCTTTCATTTTTGCGTAGGAATGAAGAAACGAAAAAACAACTACATAAAATCAAAGCAGAAAGCATCTTAATAGAAGGGTTTAGAATCGCTTTTGGTTAATGTCAGACGTGCACCGAACACGCTCTCCgttgcatattgacaagacacgcattggctacacgtttgttttgtttatcggCCGGACTCAGTTTttagaagcatttctcaaacaatgtgcaccccacctttaatagaaaaaacatttgaaattgtAATCACTCTTGTATTAGAGGAACACTGCTTCTCACATACAAATTTACAAACTACATAAAATTTtatagtttgtttatttctttatttgtttctctGCAGGTTTAGCTGAAAATTCAGGGTCCTGCAGAAGCCTCAGCAACCCCCAAGCAATCTCCCCACCTCAACACACAAAACCTTTGCAGCGAGCTGTTATTGTGCAGATTTACATCTAGATAGCAAATACTAGCAACCAGATACCAATCATGGCACAGTGTCCTTGTTCATCTCAAAGGTAAGCTTTCATATGATTAAATTAAGCCTTCTTAAGAAAATGGACGTGACAGCCAGTGGTTTCTTAGTAATCCAGACACAAGTTTACAACCTTCGAGGTCATATCAGTTCCATAGATAATGAAAGTAAAGCTGTTCAAATTTAAAAGGCATGGTGTTGTGTAGTTAGAATCAACAGAACCTTACATTAATCCATGAGCCTTTCATTTTTGCGTAGGAATGAAGAAACGAAAAAACAACTACATAAAATCAAAGCAGAAAGCATCTTAATAGAAGGGTTTATCAACAGATATATTCTCAAGACCAGGACTGTAATTGATGGTGAAAGACTGAAGAAAGTGGCATTTGGAGAAACACGGAAGAACAAACCTCATATAACCATGTTAATAGTTGGAGAAACAGGAGTGGGGAAGTCGACTCTCATCAACGCCATGGTCAACTACATGCTTGGTGTtgagagtaaagacagaatttGGTTTGAGGTCATAGAGACAAAAGAAGAGCAGTCTGGTTCTCAGACTCATGCAGTCACGGTGTATGACGTGTTTACTGAACACTGCCCATTTTCTCTGACCGTCATCGACACGCCTGGGTTCGGAAGCACAGAAGGAATAAATGAGGATTTGATTGTTGCTGAAGGTCTTCACGAGTTATTCAAATATAAAGATGGAGTTGATGAACTTAACGTTGTGTGTCTGGTGATTTCATCCAGCACCGTTCGACTTACTGAAAGGCTGCACTATGTTTTCAATGCAGTTCTCTCCTTATTTGGCAATGATGTGGAGAAAAACATAGTGCTGTTTGTCACACATGCACCAACAAAGCCTACAAATGCCATTAAAGTCATCAAGCATTCCAAAGTCCCATGTTCTCTGACTGCTGAAGGAGACCCGGTGTATTTCAGGTTCGACAACGGTCACTGTGAAGACTTTGATGATGAAGAAATATCAGATAATTATCAAGCTTCATGGAATCTGTTGAACACAACCATGGAGaactttctctcatttctgcaAGAACTTAAACCCATAAACCTGAAGATAACTCAAGCAGTGCTGAAAAAACGCAAACAACTGACTTCATCCATCTTCGGTATAAAGGATAAGATCATACCGACAGAACAGAAGCAGAAAGAGCTCGAGCAGACGAAAGAGGCTTTAAAGGAACATGAGAAAAAAGGTGACAAAGATAACTGGGAATATTACGTGGATGAACCTTACAAAACAAAGGAATCTCTAAAATACAACTTGTGGAACATGTTCACCACAAAAGCCATGTGCTGTCGAGTCTGTGAGGAAAACTGTCATTATCCAGGATGCTCGTGGGTCAGTGATCTCTCAACGTGTAGCATGATGTCTGAGGGGAAGTGCACACATTGTGGGTGTCCCGTTAGTAATCACGATAAAGAGGGCAAAATCTATGTGCTGCAGACAAGGAGGGTGAAGAAGACTAAGGAAGATCTGAAAAAGAAATATGAGATAGAGTCTGGAGAGATCAAGACTTTGATGAGTAGAATAGAGAATGATATGAGAAAAATGGAAAACGAGAAGATCTGCCTGGTGGAGGAATGTTATGAGTGTGTTGTCTTGATGGAGGAGATCGCCTTGAAGAGTGACTCTGTGTTTACACTGCAGCATATGGACTTCCTGATTGAGAAAGTGaaggaaacaggaaacacagCTCGAGTGCTTAAACTTCaagagatgaaaaataaaatggaggAAAAATCAGCAAAGGCATTGGCTGTTTTAAAATCCCTGCAGTAAATAAGATGTGCTaaaactgtttttctttttaagattGTGAAAATTTCTCTTTATAGGACCCTCACACTGATCCCTGGAACATAATTAGTTACAATaccaataaatataacattcatTATATATTCACCGGGATTTTAAGTTAGCTTATTTTCACTTAACACGATCTGGTCATTAAATATGGATCTCAAACGAGCTTGTGGAGCTCCTTAGAGTTCTGCATGGAGATAAAGATTAAACAGCTCTTAAACGCTTTCCAGAGTTTAGACAagagaagatgagaagaaaCTGACTTTGTTGGTGAATTGTTCATATTTACGTCATCTTTGTCGGACGAGGAACCTGTGACGAGCTCTCAGAACCCTCTGGAACATTTGAGATGATGATTTTCACCGTGTTAATCTTTGTCATCAATATCTGATCCTCCACAGCATCCTTTAAGATTGGTCTATGTTCACTTTTATTAATGGTTTTCAGCTCGTCCTCCACCTCCTTGTCTGTTACGCTCTGCTCAAACAAACCAAACTCCTGTGATACCTGCTTAAGTGCTGCCTACACTTTCCTGTCTGTTAAGAAGACAGATGTTTGGACCCCAACAGACTCCATAATTCTCCAATTCTGTGTTCCTGGACTGTGGTACCTTCTGTGTTGGACTGGTAACAGCTTGCACATGCCTCCTGTGGCCAGTAGGGCTTCAGGATGAATAAGCTTTGCTCATAAACAGTAACATAAGCATCATAAACATACTCTGTGTATGGTTTACTTTCCTGTCTCTCTGGAATTATTGTGTACTCTGCATGTGTACTTGTTTGATACATTTATACCCCACACTTACTGCATGAACTTTAATGGATCTTCTTGACCTCTATTATCTGTAGGAGATGATGCCTTGTGCTTCTACCACGTGATTGGCCGATTGGATAAACACATCAATGAACAGATGTTACGTTTGTTACTGTTAAAAAGGTAGAGTTTTTTGCCTTCATATCAAAATATGTTAAGAACTACacaatttaattttgttaaagaaGCTTTACATAATGACCTTAATTTTATGTCTAACTATAACTAATCAATAAAAAACGATTAtactctgttgttgttgttgttagttttctttttattattattattattattattattattattattattattattattattattattattattattattattatgtgctcCCTTCTCCTTTCACAGAAAG harbors:
- the LOC125140850 gene encoding uncharacterized protein LOC125140850; the encoded protein is MAQCPCSSQRNEETKKQLHKIKAESILIEGFINRYILKTRTVIDGERLKKVAFGETRKNKPHITMLIVGETGVGKSTLINAMVNYMLGVESKDRIWFEVIETKEEQSGSQTHAVTVYDVFTEHCPFSLTVIDTPGFGSTEGINEDLIVAEGLHELFKYKDGVDELNVVCLVISSSTVRLTERLHYVFNAVLSLFGNDVEKNIVLFVTHAPTKPTNAIKVIKHSKVPCSLTAEGDPVYFRFDNGHCEDFDDEEISDNYQASWNLLNTTMENFLSFLQELKPINLKITQAVLKKRKQLTSSIFGIKDKIIPTEQKQKELEQTKEALKEHEKKGDKDNWEYYVDEPYKTKESLKYNLWNMFTTKAMCCRVCEENCHYPGCSWVSDLSTCSMMSEGKCTHCGCPVSNHDKEGKIYVLQTRRVKKTKEDLKKKYEIESGEIKTLMSRIENDMRKMENEKICLVEECYECVVLMEEIALKSDSVFTLQHMDFLIEKVKETGNTARVLKLQEMKNKMEEKSAKALAVLKSLQ